A region of the Phaseolus vulgaris cultivar G19833 chromosome 11, P. vulgaris v2.0, whole genome shotgun sequence genome:
aGAGATTAGTTTTGACAGTATATTACTCAAACTACTGACATTggatttttattatattgtgCCAACATTAATTTTTAGTCTTAAAAACTTTCTAAACTTTTGTTTTAGTTCCTGACTTTTAAAATATTGGTTAGTGGtagtatttttgtttttttttaatactcaAATGTTAAAAATGttggttttaaaaaatataataagaaaaaaaagtgttaattTTCAAAGTGAGGGACTAAAaccaaattaaatttaaaaaagaaaaagttagaAACTAAAAGCATGGTTAACCTTATTATCTTTATTGTCTTTTGCAGTGCTATTTCAATGACTAATGATAGATGTAATCATGTTTTGTTAATTTAATTGGATGTTTTATTGGGATTTTGAGTagactaattttattttattttattttttaaatattaagaaaactTGTAACATGTATTTATAGGTGAATTTGGAACCAAACCTACTTCACCTGAGTTTTTTACTTGACAAAATGACGCTGGCACATAACATGTATTAATtagattttttgttttttcttttataccataaactttgtttattttaatgttGAAATTTATGGTTTAAAAAGATAGACGTAATTATCATTTCTAtcgttatatatttttttttatgtagacGTAAAAGTTTGAAATCAAAAtaaacttcaataaatattttatcctcgtaacataatattattttaagtgatagttttagatattttaaattttaaattatctttatctttttaaatttgtatcaaccaatatttttattaaatctttAGTTCAAATTAACAAAAATTCACGAATACTAAATATGTGATTTTAAAGTCAAATTAAAAACACTAGTGAGTAAAATAgaataaacaattttaataaacgacaaaaagattaaaaaaaaaagacataaaGAGAATAAtctatttctttatattttaggAGAAGGGTTCTTGAGTTTCTTTCTGAAAATCTCTCTCATCGAAACGAGGTGATTTTAACTGTCTGTACGATTCAATTATCTGTTCAAACTAATTTAACCATTCTTCAATTTTGTTCGGATTTTGGGGTTTTGAATGCAGATTGCGTCGTCTTCAAAATTATATCTGCTGAACCTCAAAGATCAGCATGACGCTTCAAGACAACCGCTCAAGCAGCAACCATTCTGGAAAACTATTCAGATCCACTGACAGTTTCCGGCGGTTCATACGCGGCGGCACCACCACCGCCACAGCCGGCGGATCCCGATCATTCCCTGAACCTCCGCCGCGAATTTATCACCATTTGCATCCGGTCACCACCATGCCTAGTAACACCACCGTGCCTAGTAACTGCGAAGGGTTAACAAATCACCGTTATTTCGTGAGAAACGTGGCTGCTGCAGTGTTGCTTAGAAGCGTGTCAGTGCCATTTGATTCTCTCTGTTCACATCCTCCTTCAGATCCATTTTCAGAATCTATGCCTATGTCCCAAGCTCAGATAAATGAAATCTATCGCAACAATCAGAAAATGGAAAAGATTGGTATTTGTTATAAAATATCACAAAGGACAGATTGTCAGTGGTTGAGCTTATGCACAAAACCCATTTATTCCCTTAGAATCAATAATTTGGGTTTGAAGTCCTTTCCCAGTGAGTTACTACACAAGGTctcaaaaatttcaaaattgtgTATTTCTGATTGTTATTCTCTCAAATCTTTCACTAGTAATAATCGCTACCCAAACTGCTTAGAATACCTTAGTATTGTTAATTGTTACTCTTTCGTGTTTCCTCCTCCACAGAAACTTACAGTCCTACGTCACTTAATCATAAACAAGTGTACTCCTCTCACCACCCTCCCTATGGACTTGTTTCCTAACCTTGTAATGCTCCGTCTCAGTAACTGTCCCAATCTGATTTCTCTTTTGGTTTCAGTGCCTGAAGCGTCTCCCATATGTCTTCCTGCTATCAAGTCGTTGGAAATTGAGGAGTGCCCTAATCTAAAATCAGTTCTCCACAAAGGATTAACCATTCCGAATCTTCAATCACTGAGTCTTAAAAGTTGCAGCAATCTCACTGAAGTGCCAAACTCTTACCCACATCTTTATTTCTTGGGATTACTAAAATGTCCAAAGCTTGACCTTTTCTCATATGTCAATTTGCCTTCCAAACTTGATGCAATTGAAATTGATCCATGTGAAACGTGTATTCCCCAGGAGTTGGAATTGTACTCTCTGTATATGGAAGGTGGATGCACAGGTCTAGAGATACTTCCACTGCCCACTAAAATTGAGTTTCTGGCTGCAAAATTCATGTTATGTTCGAGTCTGGAGAATGAGCTTAAGCACCTCACTGCAACACTTAcaacaattcaaatttactCATGTCCCGAACTTCACTCCTTGGGCGATGACCTTAGCCAACTCGAGAAACTTAAAACAATTAGGATTCATTCATGTCCTAAACTCCACTCCTTGCCGCTTCTACCTTCTTCCTTAACTTTTCTTCGCATTGAGGAATGTCCCATACTGGCAAAAAAACTCTTGGAAGAAGAACGCACATCTTCGCTCAAGATAGATATATATACTTAAATGTAcaaatataatgtatttttcctcATTTTAGCAAAATATTTCAGTTCATGCTTCTTGACCTTCTCATTTTTGTTCAGGCACAAGGGAGTGGTTACTGACGTAGTTGAAGGCACTTCAAAGTTATATGTTGCATTAGACGATGGGAAAGTGAAGACCTTGGATCTCAGGAAACAGGGGTAACCATTTACATCAGTCCTCTTTCTAGGCTTTAGGTTCTCTCTATTGCGAGTTAGATTTTTGTTGCTTTTCTACATGTATCTGATTTCAAAGTAGATTCTACCTATGGTGTATAGGTAATCATTTCTGTAGAATAGATAAGTAAAGGGGAAGGTGTTAGCTGTATGATTAGTGTTACCAGTTGTTTTTGTGAGTTCAAGGCTTTATGAATTGAGATATTTGCCTTGAAAGATGAAACTGTTGTCATTTTGTTAAAGTAGATGGTAGTTTACTTCTACCTTTTCGCCCTTCATACTTCCAAATGTAAATCCCGATTTTCTCACTGTCATCAGTGTCTATCAATCTACAGCAATGGAACATGAGGATCCATATTCacatttggatacattttatgaattggtagGAACAATGGACTTTCAAACAGGTgatcttgaaaatgtttatatgcgcttgttttctttttcattgacaAGAAAGGCTAAGGAATGACTCAAATCACTTCCAAATCAGAGCCTCACTAGTTGGaaggatgtagaggaaaaaattttgcaaagattttttccaatcTCTCGCTACACCAAAGCAAAGTATGAAATTtctatgttcagacaaggagtAGATGAATCATTCTGTGAGACATGGGAAAGATTTAAGATGATGTTGAaaaaatgcccaaatcatgggtttgaagatattgctcaactAAGCATATTCCTGAATGGTCTCATGACATAAAGATGCTTCTAGATGCTGCAGTTGGTGGCACAATGATGACTcttgatgtagaacaagcgACAATAATTATTGATGCATTGGCATCAACTGATTATAAAGCCCAACATGATGGACAAGATCTTCATAATAAAGGGTTGTTAGAAGATGCACCCTTGGCTAAAAATAAGATTCTGACACAGCAATTGAGCAACTAACtgcacaaatggctaaattgccttaacaattatatgttgttcattCATCTCAAAGCCAAAGTCAATCAATtaggtgtgatttttgtggaggtgttCATCCTAATGGTCATTGTTTTCATCAGAACAATTCACTGAAGTTGATGATCCATCCATGCTTGAAAGAATGAGTAAAGTTGAAGACGCTCTGACAAAGATTATGAGCGCGCAGGACAATAGCATGGCCATGATTAGGAGTATAGAGATCCAAATGGGACAACTGACCAAACAAGTTGCACAAATTGCAGAGGAACAAAATGGTCAGTTTTCAGTCAATAGCCAAACCAATTCAAAAGAGCATTACGATAATGTAGTGGctgaaaaagatgaaaaagatGAGACAAAGGGGAAGAGAGATGAGAAAGAGAGAAGTGAGGAGGAAAAATTAAAGAGGAAAAGTGAAAATAAGGAGAGAGGagttcttgaaaaagatttatcatatcctcattctccttaaagagaaggaaagaaGATTTATGGCAAGTACACATGATTacgtatgtatatatatatatagagagagagaggagtAAGAGGAAACCATGGCCGGAGTCTGATCAGGAATTGCAAAACCGGCTTTGAGAAGCTTAGAGCCGACGTCCACCACCGCCGCTTCCATCGCTTTCTTAACTGAAACGAAACCCTAATCTCTATCTTCTCTCTTTAACAAACTacctttcttcacttcttccaTCACTTCAAGCTCTCTTCCTTCTGAGCCTCACAGTAACACACTCAATTATCGTACTCTCATTTCTTAAACATggatgtttttttaatataaactattttaaaaaaataacttctttCAGAAAACTAATactgaataattattttaaaaaaataatcaaacaaATCTGGAGAAAAAAATACAACTTATAAACATAACCCATGAtcctttataaaaaataaaaaataatatgcaAACTTTTAGGTGTGTTTCGTAAATGAATTTCTAAATTCATAAAACTAAGAATTAGTTAAATTCacataatattttaacatttataCAGTAAGAAATTCGTAGATAAATCACCACCATACAAGTACTAGTTCTAAAAGTCTTGGTATCCGATTTTATccaattgatattttaaaatacattatgGAAAGAAGATGATTAACAAAACTAAGTCATACACTTTTAACAACTTCATACATTAATATCGGTCCAACAGTAGTAGGGTTCATTACAAAcatataaataaacataattttcaagaaaaaatgtATATCATTATTACACATTTACTGTATTGAATAACGAGCACCAACTTGAGCGTCGAAACATTTTTTTGCAGATGTCCTCCCGATCGAGAGAAAATAAGAAGAGAAGAGTTTGACTGAAGGTGAAAAACGAGAGTTGAGAAAAGAAGAGTGTACCGACCAAGTATAGGAGTGAAAGAATGACTATACCAACCGATCGAAGCATATTGTCCTTTTTGAACTCAACTTACTCAAGCTTCTGTGTTGCTACATCCATCATATATCACTGTGGATGACGTCCGTGGTATGTATGAATTTTCACATCCCACTTTGAAGGCCACCATGATTGATCTTGGATGTGATAAATAACATTTCATAATCTGACgatttataagattgagttttgtttaaagtttattttttaatatggtataagaatcatttaaaatttattctaacGAAAATTGATGACACTTTTCTCCAGAGCTTGTAAAAGAATTTAAACATGTCCTAGATGCAAAACCAGAGGTTGGGTGaatcttattttcttttggTTCTGTACTGTCATTTTATGGAAATTAACTACTGTAATTAATTTTGTCATAATTGGTAACCAACACATACATagttaattaaatgttttttttttatataaacaagTTGAAGTTATCCGTGTCAATTTCACATTTAacatcacaatttttttttatatcaaaattagttaattatcattttttttctattttaggGACATATACCTAACTTATCTATATTTATATGGTATGGGAATGAGTGTTCTAAAGAaactagttaaaaaaaaatgattttggaGGTATTTCAAATGATATAGGTTGGTttttaacactaaaaaaattaagtattaaGATAAACAACAGCTACTACAAATTGTGTagaaaatttagaattaaaaagataatttaGGGTTGAATAACTCTCTACTTTGATGATCATTTTCTTACTTTCTGTGGTATATTcatatatgtttaaaataaataacaacaCTAGTAATTATGAGTACAAATGACTCAATATTCTTCATCTAATGTGTTCTTTCTGGATTCCTaaaactttctttttaatttgtcACTGGACAAAGTCATTATGAAAATATCAACAATTTGATTATTAAACTTGAAAAAGTCTAATGttatctcttcttcttcaattgctTCTTGAATAAAATGATGCTTGATAACTATGTAATTTGTTTATGATAAACTAGAGTATACAACAAAGATTGAGTTATAGTATCATGATAATGGATAGTTATAGTATCTTCTTTCTCACTAAAATTTTGACTATGTATCATCCATGCCTCATCCATGCCTaactaaatgaaaaaaaataggaGTACTTTTATATCATCCATGCCTCATGCTCAATCATTCTCACAAAAGTTTACTAAGAATGCTTCTATTTTATAGTTTAAAATATCTGGTATCTTAACACTTTAATCTTTCacgagtttaaaaaaaaaaatcactgaAACTTCTAAATCGTACTTTTCACAACTTCATCTCTTTTCTCTCATCCTCAACCACATAGGAATAAACATGTACATAAGCTGGAAATAGTTCCTGTGTACTGCATTGTATAGTTGCTGCCACTTTGGTTTTTCATTCCACTACTAAAGACTAATTTTAGGTCTGATAAATTGGttaaaagcttttttttttatattcccATTATGGTAAACAT
Encoded here:
- the LOC137825256 gene encoding putative disease resistance protein At3g14460, which encodes MTLQDNRSSSNHSGKLFRSTDSFRRFIRGGTTTATAGGSRSFPEPPPRIYHHLHPVTTMPSNTTVPSNCEGLTNHRYFVRNVAAAVLLRSVSVPFDSLCSHPPSDPFSESMPMSQAQINEIYRNNQKMEKIGICYKISQRTDCQWLSLCTKPIYSLRINNLGLKSFPSELLHKVSKISKLCISDCYSLKSFTSNNRYPNCLEYLSIVNCYSFVFPPPQKLTVLRHLIINKCTPLTTLPMDLFPNLVMLRLSNCPNLISLLVSVPEASPICLPAIKSLEIEECPNLKSVLHKGLTIPNLQSLSLKSCSNLTEVPNSYPHLYFLGLLKCPKLDLFSYVNLPSKLDAIEIDPCETCIPQELELYSLYMEGGCTGLEILPLPTKIEFLAAKFMLCSSLENELKHLTATLTTIQIYSCPELHSLGDDLSQLEKLKTIRIHSCPKLHSLPLLPSSLTFLRIEECPILAKKLLEEERTSSLKIDIYT